From the genome of Geothrix sp. 21YS21S-4, one region includes:
- the glmM gene encoding hypothetical protein (catalyzes the conversion of glucosamine-6-phosphate to glucosamine-1-phosphate), with protein sequence MSLRYFGTDGIRGVALQSPLTLDEVVRWGSAWARVAREAGVERLVLGWDPRSSSEPLAEAFRRGVGDGIEILSLGMAPTPAVAWTVARLSAEGARTWGLMISASHNPPADNGLKGFNELGEKLEEDQERAIEAAFELAPAVTATPAAPRPLDLGPYLAHLVGIDLPEDFRAVIDCAHGATAEAAPRLFRGGRIRWLGVPADGPRINVGVGSTHLEALAAAVVADGAQLGIAFDGDGDRCLMVDAQGQVVDGDQMVWLLAQDRVAHGDAPEGVVGTLMTNGGLPQALAEKGVAFARTPVGDKFLLREMAKRGWDLAAEASGHLIQKRVGPSGDGLAAGLAILRALLHRPADRRWDWTFRSWPQRLVNLQAQDRKAVEACADLGSAMAAIDARWGDGVRQVVRWSGTEPKLRLMVEAREAAWVDQALLELESAARRDLALI encoded by the coding sequence ATGAGTCTTCGTTACTTCGGCACCGACGGCATCCGGGGCGTCGCCCTGCAATCCCCCCTGACGCTGGACGAGGTCGTCCGCTGGGGTTCCGCGTGGGCGCGGGTGGCCCGGGAAGCCGGCGTGGAGCGCCTGGTGCTGGGATGGGATCCCCGATCGAGTTCGGAGCCCCTGGCAGAGGCCTTCCGCCGCGGTGTGGGCGACGGGATCGAGATCCTCTCCCTGGGCATGGCACCCACGCCCGCCGTGGCCTGGACGGTGGCGCGGCTGAGCGCGGAAGGCGCCCGCACCTGGGGCCTGATGATCTCCGCCAGCCACAATCCCCCCGCGGACAACGGGCTGAAGGGCTTCAACGAACTGGGCGAGAAGCTGGAAGAGGATCAGGAACGGGCCATCGAAGCCGCGTTCGAGCTCGCGCCGGCAGTGACAGCGACACCCGCCGCCCCTCGCCCCCTGGACCTCGGTCCCTACCTGGCCCACCTCGTCGGAATCGATCTGCCGGAGGACTTCCGCGCCGTCATCGACTGCGCCCATGGCGCCACTGCCGAAGCGGCCCCCAGGCTGTTCCGCGGAGGCCGAATCCGCTGGCTGGGCGTCCCCGCCGATGGCCCCCGGATCAACGTGGGGGTGGGCTCCACGCACCTGGAGGCCCTGGCCGCCGCCGTGGTGGCCGACGGCGCGCAGCTGGGCATCGCCTTCGACGGCGACGGCGACCGCTGCCTGATGGTGGATGCCCAGGGTCAGGTCGTGGATGGCGATCAGATGGTGTGGCTGTTGGCCCAGGATCGCGTGGCCCATGGGGACGCGCCCGAGGGCGTGGTCGGCACCCTGATGACCAACGGCGGACTCCCCCAGGCACTGGCGGAAAAGGGCGTCGCCTTCGCCCGCACGCCCGTGGGCGACAAGTTCCTGCTGCGGGAGATGGCGAAACGGGGATGGGATCTGGCCGCGGAAGCGTCGGGCCACCTCATCCAGAAGCGCGTGGGACCCAGCGGCGACGGCCTCGCGGCGGGCCTCGCCATCCTCCGCGCCCTGCTGCACCGCCCCGCGGATCGCCGCTGGGACTGGACCTTCCGCTCCTGGCCCCAGCGCCTGGTCAACCTCCAGGCCCAGGACCGCAAAGCGGTGGAGGCCTGCGCGGATCTCGGCTCCGCCATGGCCGCCATCGACGCCCGGTGGGGCGACGGCGTCCGCCAGGTGGTCCGCTGGTCCGGCACCGAACCCAAGCTCCGCCTGATGGTGGAGGCCCGCGAGGCCGCCTGGGTGGACCAGGCCCTTCTCGAACTCGAATCCGCGGCCCGCCGCGATCTGGCGCTGATCTAG
- the folP gene encoding dihydropteroate synthase: MSFEAFDWGPLLTDGPLFMGILNLTPDSFSDGGRFEAPGAGLAQARALIEAGARMLDLGAESTRPGARTVDPETEWNRLAPVLAELCRAFPHLPLSLDTRHAVTAERGLGEGAAVINDVTGFSDPAMLRLAADAGCGLIAMRSRPQGEGFHMPPYDDPGLRDAEAAIGELRVLRDRLAAAGLTPDRAILDPGFGFGTTFLEDLALWEALPELPAALDWPADRFCIGISRKRFLAVRAGTPGLPPLQRDTLTAEAHAEARNWGYRIFRTHAMA, translated from the coding sequence GTGAGCTTTGAAGCTTTCGACTGGGGACCGCTCCTGACGGACGGTCCCCTTTTCATGGGCATCCTCAACCTGACGCCCGACTCTTTCAGCGACGGCGGCCGGTTCGAGGCTCCGGGCGCCGGCCTCGCCCAGGCCCGGGCCCTGATCGAGGCCGGCGCCCGCATGCTGGACCTGGGCGCGGAAAGCACCCGTCCCGGCGCCCGAACGGTGGATCCGGAGACCGAATGGAATCGGCTGGCGCCGGTCCTGGCGGAACTCTGCCGGGCCTTTCCCCACCTTCCCCTCAGCCTCGACACCCGCCATGCGGTCACAGCAGAGCGGGGGCTCGGCGAGGGCGCGGCCGTGATCAACGACGTCACCGGCTTTTCGGATCCGGCCATGCTGCGCTTGGCCGCTGACGCCGGCTGCGGCCTCATCGCCATGCGGAGCCGCCCCCAGGGCGAGGGCTTCCACATGCCCCCCTACGACGATCCAGGCCTCCGGGACGCCGAAGCGGCCATCGGCGAACTGCGGGTGCTCCGGGACCGCCTGGCGGCTGCGGGACTGACGCCCGATCGAGCCATTCTGGACCCCGGGTTCGGATTCGGGACCACGTTCCTAGAGGACCTCGCCCTGTGGGAGGCCCTCCCGGAGCTGCCCGCGGCCCTGGATTGGCCCGCGGACCGGTTCTGCATCGGGATCTCCCGGAAGCGGTTCCTCGCCGTCCGCGCCGGAACACCCGGCCTGCCCCCGCTCCAGCGGGATACCCTGACGGCCGAAGCCCACGCCGAGGCGCGAAACTGGGGCTACCGGATCTTCCGCACCCACGCCATGGCCTGA
- the ftsH gene encoding ATP-dependent zinc metalloprotease FtsH, translating into MKSVLVWLGIIALLVLAFRQIPQNSRQIEIPFSTFYTEGVEGKYKSVTLSGFDVEGTYKQPEKNAKTGETIEKFRTVAPPMQDLGKVILSWKTEGQLEEFKAAKPSENNFAYVLMFWAPLLVFVVLWFVFMRQAQMGGNKALSFGKARAKGLSSSAKRITFAEVAGCDEAKEELREIVEFLKDPAKFVKLGGKIPKGVLLMGPPGTGKTLLARAIAGEAKVQFFSISGSDFVEMFVGVGASRVRDLFEQAKKSAPCIVFIDEIDAVGRHRGAGLGGGHDEREQTLNQLLVEMDGFEGNEGVILIAATNRPDVLDPALLRPGRFDRRVVVDRPDVKGRHEILKVHTTDKIPLSPDVELDVIARGTPGFAGADLANLCNEAALTAARGNKKWVEMIDFEEAKDKVYMGSERRSLVMTEEDKRITAYHEAGHTVVAAVLPDSDPLHKVTIIPRGRALGVTWQLPLKDRYNTTRAYMESRIAIAMGGRIAEEIFFNQLSTGAANDIQQATDMAKSMVTEFGMSDKLGPLNFGGGQHEIFLGRDFTQRREISEETSRLIDSEVQDFVLRNYRRAKEAIEAHRHQLVAIAEALLVRETLDGSDVDILLKGGTLPPPKAGRPTAPATVEGHAPDTGLNPALKPA; encoded by the coding sequence ATGAAGAGCGTTCTGGTCTGGCTGGGCATCATCGCCCTCCTGGTTTTGGCCTTCCGCCAGATCCCCCAGAACAGTCGCCAGATCGAGATTCCCTTCTCGACCTTCTATACGGAAGGTGTGGAGGGCAAGTACAAATCCGTGACGCTGTCGGGCTTCGACGTCGAAGGCACCTACAAGCAGCCGGAAAAGAACGCCAAGACCGGCGAGACGATCGAGAAGTTCCGGACGGTGGCGCCTCCCATGCAGGACCTGGGCAAGGTCATCCTCAGCTGGAAGACCGAAGGCCAGCTGGAGGAGTTCAAGGCCGCCAAGCCCAGCGAGAACAATTTCGCCTACGTCCTGATGTTCTGGGCGCCGCTGCTCGTCTTCGTGGTGCTGTGGTTCGTGTTCATGCGCCAGGCCCAGATGGGCGGCAACAAGGCCCTCAGCTTCGGCAAGGCCCGCGCCAAGGGGCTGTCCAGCAGCGCCAAGCGGATCACCTTCGCCGAGGTGGCCGGCTGTGACGAGGCCAAGGAGGAGCTGCGCGAGATCGTGGAATTCCTGAAGGACCCCGCCAAGTTCGTGAAGCTGGGCGGCAAGATCCCCAAGGGCGTGCTGCTGATGGGCCCTCCCGGGACCGGCAAGACCCTCCTCGCCCGCGCCATCGCCGGCGAAGCGAAGGTCCAGTTCTTCTCCATTTCCGGCTCCGACTTCGTGGAGATGTTCGTCGGCGTGGGCGCCAGCCGCGTCCGCGACCTGTTCGAGCAGGCGAAGAAGAGCGCCCCCTGCATCGTGTTCATCGATGAGATCGACGCCGTCGGCCGCCACCGCGGCGCCGGCCTGGGCGGCGGCCACGACGAGCGCGAACAGACCCTCAACCAGCTCCTGGTGGAGATGGACGGCTTCGAGGGCAACGAGGGCGTCATCCTCATCGCCGCCACGAACCGTCCCGACGTGCTCGATCCCGCCCTGCTCCGCCCCGGCCGCTTCGACCGGCGCGTGGTGGTGGACCGCCCCGACGTGAAGGGCCGCCACGAGATCCTGAAGGTCCACACCACGGACAAGATCCCCCTCAGCCCCGACGTGGAGCTGGATGTGATCGCCCGCGGGACGCCTGGTTTCGCCGGCGCGGATCTGGCCAACCTCTGCAACGAGGCCGCCCTCACCGCCGCCCGCGGGAACAAGAAATGGGTCGAGATGATCGACTTCGAGGAGGCCAAGGACAAGGTCTACATGGGGAGCGAGCGCCGCAGCCTCGTGATGACCGAAGAGGACAAGCGGATCACCGCCTACCACGAGGCCGGCCATACGGTCGTGGCCGCCGTCCTGCCCGACAGCGACCCCCTCCACAAGGTGACCATCATTCCCCGCGGCCGCGCCCTGGGCGTCACCTGGCAGCTGCCGCTCAAGGACCGCTACAACACCACGCGGGCCTACATGGAGAGCCGGATCGCCATCGCCATGGGCGGGCGCATCGCCGAGGAGATCTTCTTCAACCAGCTCAGCACCGGGGCCGCCAACGACATCCAGCAGGCCACGGACATGGCCAAGTCGATGGTCACGGAGTTCGGCATGAGCGACAAGCTGGGCCCGCTGAACTTCGGCGGCGGCCAGCACGAGATCTTCCTGGGCCGCGACTTCACCCAGCGCCGCGAGATCTCCGAAGAGACCTCCCGCCTCATCGACAGCGAAGTCCAGGACTTCGTCCTCCGCAACTACCGCCGCGCGAAGGAGGCCATCGAGGCCCACCGCCATCAGCTGGTGGCCATCGCCGAAGCGCTGCTGGTGCGGGAGACCCTCGACGGGTCCGACGTGGACATCCTGCTGAAGGGCGGCACCCTACCGCCTCCCAAGGCCGGCCGCCCCACCGCTCCCGCCACGGTGGAGGGGCACGCTCCGGACACGGGGCTCAACCCCGCCCTCAAGCCCGCGTGA